The Staphylococcus sp. 17KM0847 DNA segment CAATTCGCTGATTGTGTATGCTATGATGCTTTCAGATAATATGAAACGAAAACAACAGAGGAGACTTTTTATCATGAAAAAATTAACTACTGCTACAATCGCTACATTAGGCTTAGTTACATTAGGAGCTGCAACAGCAAACGATGCATCAGCAGCAGAACAACTTAACGTTAATTCACAATATACAACTACATACTCAGAGGTTACTGGTGACTATGTAACTGTTGACGAGAACGGCAATAAACATCACACTTTAGATGGTAACTGGAACCCATCAATGTTCAATAACGAATCATTCAGTTTTTATACTGTTGAAGCAGATGGTTCTTACCACTACTACTATTACTCAAACGAAGCTACAAACTACGACTATGCAACAGACTATACATCAATTGCAACACCAGTAGTCAATAATAGCTACAATACTACAACTCATAACGTTGACTACAACAACTACAATGTTGCACAAACAAACTATACACAACCTGCAGCATATACAACAACTACAACAGCTACAACTGTTGAAGCACCAGCTGCAACATCTAATAACAATACAAATTACAACTATAATACAACAGAAGTCAGCACTCCTGCTGCTTCAACTGGTTTAACTTATTCATCAAGCAATGACGGAAACCGCTACGTTGCTGGTCAATGTACTTATTATGCTTACGATCGTTCAGGTGGTCGTGTGGGTTCATATTGGGGCAACGCTAATAACTGGGCAAACGCTGCTCGTTCAGCAGGTTACACTGTAAATAACACACCTGCAGTAGGTGCGATTATGCAAAGTTCAGCTGGTGGTTACGGTCACGTTGCTTATGTTGAAAATGTAAGTTCTAACGGTTCTGTAACAGTATCTGAAATGAACTATGGTCATGGTGCAGGCGTTGTAACATCACGTACATTATCAGCTGGTCAAGCATCTGCATTTAACTTTATTCACTAATATTATAGTGACATTCTTAAAAAGCGATTAAAATTCATCTTTTTGAGTTTTAATCGCTTTTTTATATTTCAAATCAATTTATTTGTATCTCATCATATATATCGTTACAATAAGACGACACATCTCACAAAATAAGGATAAATCTATGAAACGCATCATCTCTATTTTTTTCTTTCTCCTATTGTTAAGTGGTTTGCTTTATTTCATTAATGGACATGACAATACGCTAAAATCCTCTATCTATACATGGTATGAAGATACAGCTCAACATGTATTTCAGCAAGATCGTCAAACACAGCCTTTTGGTCATTACAAGAATGGTCTCTCTTTTAACGGAAACAATCGCCATTATGGTGTAGACTATCATTTACCTGAAGGCACCCCTATTCTTGCAGCATCTGATGGTACAATTACGCGTACGATCAACGATCCCTACGGTGGAAAAATAATTGAGTTATACGAATCTAATAACCAATATTATCAGTGGTATGGACATCTTAGTACATTTGATGTTAAACCCGGTCAAACTGTGGAACAAGGCGCGATTATCGGCAAGTCTGGTAATACCGGTAAATATTCAACCGGTCCTCATCTTCATTTCCAACGTATGAAGGGGCAAGTGGGCAATGACTATGCAATCGATCCCGAACCTTTTATTGAAACACTGCCTAATCAGCAATATAGCTTATTCCAAATATAAAAAGCGACAACGATTATTGTCGCTTTTTATCACCTACACCTTTAGTGTCTGTCCTAATCTAATATCTTATTGTCTTGAATATCCATATGTATTTGTTGCATTTTCCCTTCTACTGCTGCAATTTCATCTGCACATTCTTTCAATATATTATGATAGCTATCTGTATTTTTATAAGATTTGTAATGTAACTTATGTTCCAAACTCGCCCACATATCCATACCAATTGTTCGTAACTGTATTTCTACTGGTGTCTCCACAACACCATCTGTTAAAAATAATGGTACTGTGACAACAATATGTAAGCTTTTATATCCGTTCTCTTTAGGTTTCTGTATATAATCTTTTCGCTTGAGTAGCTTAATATCGGATTGTTGTAATAATAGCTTTTCCACTGTATATATATCATCTAAATAGTTACATACGACGCGAATACCTGCAATGTCATATATTGTTTCTTTAGCAGTTTGTGCAGAAATAGCTAGCCCCTTCCGTTGTAGCTTCTTGAGTAAACTGGGTACCTTTTTTACGCGACGTTCCATGTGATGAATTGGGTTATGCTCAGTTTTAAGCTGAAAATCTTCATCTAATATTCGTAATTTTGTACTAATTTCTTCTAATGCTGCACTATAAATATGTTCTAGTTCTACAAATTGCAAAACTTTTTCCAAACTATCCGAACTGTCAAGATTTTGATTTGTATAGGCTGCAATTTCTTTTTTCAAGTTTTCAATATTAAGTGGTACTGTCTTTTCTACAAACATCTTTTATCACTCCTAAACGTAATAATGACCAGACAACCTAAAAGATTTCACCATCGCTCACTGAATAGGCATCACTATATTTATAACCCTATATAAAGATGATATACCAAAAAGGAGCAGGAAAGAAACCTTAATCCTTCAAAAGGTTTCGCCACCTACTCCGAATAAGCCAATGTATTTGATATTCAAAAACGTACTATCAATGACGCATACCATCACTACTTAGAATACCTTAGTGATATGTGCGAATTTTTTCAATTGGCAAACGTGTAGAGCGCTTACCTTCTTGTGCTGCTTTACCCATTGCAACGATAAGAACAGGCACATAACGTTCTGGATCTAAGTCAAACGCTTCAGCAATATGCGCATGATCAAAACCACCAATTGGATTTGTATCATAACCGTGTTGACGTGCAACAAGCATTAACTGCATGGCCGCTAAGCTACTATCAATTTTAACAATATCATTCATTTGACTTGGTGTAAGCTGTTGATACATATCTACAAAACGACCGACAAGTTCTTCTTTAATATCTTGTGGCATGAAACCTTGCTCTACCGCGGAACTATAAATATCATCAGCAAATTCATAATTTAACATATCTCCAAAAATAACAATCATTGCAGCTGATGTATCATTTTGACGTGTATTCAATTGTACCAATGGACGCAATTTATCTTTGCCTTCTTCTGATTCTACTACAACAAAGCGCCATGGCTGCATATTGATAGATGAAGGTGCTTTCGTAGCTTGTCTTAAGATTTCATCCATTTCTTCATGTGGGATTTTAACGTTCTCATCAAATAACTTAACAGAACGACGACCATTTAATATATCATCAAAATTATTGTTTTTAGGCATTTGTCTATCTCCTTTTGTCTATTAACACAAATTAAATCAAGTGCTATTTAATTATATTTTATAGTATCTACGCATTCAAGTTAAAAGTGTTATAATAGATTTACCTTAAAGGAGGTTTAACTATGAGTCACAATCCAAGACATTTACATCGCCAGTTATGTTTTTTATTTTATGTCTCCTCTAAGGAAGTTATTAAAAAATACACAGCACATTTGAAACAGTATAATCTTACATATACTGGTTATATCACACTCATCTCTATTGGTGATGAAGAAATACTAAATATTAAGCAACTTGGCGATCGTATTTATTTGAATTCTGGAACACTAACACCTCTCATCAAAAAGTTGGTTTCTCAAGGACTTGTTGAAAAAGTAAGAGATACTCAAGATGAGCGAAACTTAAAACTCTCTTTAACCGACTCAGGCAAGCAACTCAAACAACAACTCAAATCTCTCTCTGAAAATATTTACGAAGAACTTTCTATCGAAGATGAGGATATGATGATTTTAACAGACGTACTGGGACGTTTTATTGATAACAACTTCCCACACACGAAGCCTTGTCGTGAAAAATATAAAAAAGCTTGTCAAAATAAAGAGTGAGTCGCATATTAAAAAGCATCACTAGCTGAAGTATTTCTCAGTTAGCGATGCTTTTTAATTATGCGCGATTAAATCTTTCCCAATATTTTCGAAATAACATTGATACAGCAACATGAACAGGTGCTTGAGTCATGCGATATAAGTGCCATGGTAAGCGTGGTACAAAATCATGCAGTGCGATAACGCATTGTGTAGGACTATGCTTCATGCGTCTTAATTCAAAGCGAGATTGTCTCATACCTTTAGCCACTAACAAACCACCTGTAATCTTCATTTCAGCATGTGATGGCGTTCTATACGCATGAATATGTTCCATTCTGATCAATGGTATTCTAAATAACGATAACATAATAGTAAAATATCGACCATCATACACTCCGTTAATCAAACGGCCATTTAACGTTTTAAGGAAACGACCATACATCGATAATACGCCATCCATCGACATTCCCTCTGGGATCGTCAAATTTTGAATAGAGCGGACAGTGTGTCTCTCATTCATTACAGGTCGTATAACTGAACCTCGCAATGACCATTTTAGAAAATGCGCTTGCTTATATGACATTGGTACATCGTATGCACGTAATATACTAGAGAGTATCTGATCCAGATGTCGCTGAATAATTAATACATGCTGTACCTCAGAACCTGAAATCGCTCTTGCTAAATTATCATATACCAATTTTGCACGAGCATATCTATTTGCTTGCGTTAACTGTGTATATGAACGGATAGGATCACCAATAATTACAACAAGAGACATTTCAGACATAGCATACTGTACTTCTGACAAATGAAATAAATCTATTGTCAAAGACCGACCTTGTGTAACTTGTTGTGTCGTTCTTTGTGTTTGAACATATACGTCATGACCTTGTGCTAACAATGTACTCACATATTGACTCGTATAAGATTGCCCATCTGTAATCACTAAAATTTTCACCTTGTTCTCCCCACACTCCTTGCCTATACATATTATTTTTCTATTATAACAAAAGAGACCATGTATGATACATAGCCTCTTTGAAAATAATTATTTATCGAGTTTCAATCCTTTTTCAAGCTCATCTACTTGTTTCATTGTTGTTGTAATTGAACCTGATGCAAAATACCATAGCTTTGGATCTACTTCTACAACTTCATCATTTTTAATGGCATTAACATTTTTTAAGACGTCGTTGCTCAATACTTTTTGCGCAGTTGATTCACCACCAATTGCTTGTCCACGATCCATTGCAAAGATAATATCTGGATTTTTCTCACTCACATATTCGTTTGTTACATTTTGACCGTGACCACTTGATTTTACATTATCATCTGCTGGTTTAAAGCCTAATGTATCATATACAAAACTACCGAAGCGATCACCTGCACCGTATGTTGATAACTCGCCTTCATTCACTAATAAGTACATTGCTTTTTTATCTAAATCTTTTGTTTTCTTTTGCATGTCTGCGATTTTTTTGTCCATCTCATCGACTAATTTTTTAACATCGTCTTCTTTTTCATAAACTTTACCGATTGTTTCAGCATTCATTTTCATCGATTCAACATAGTTGTCATAGTTTGCACCCATATAGACAAGTTTAGCTTTAGGTGCTGCTTTTTTCAATTCATCAATCGTTTGTTGGTTAGCTGTACGTGCTGACAAGAAAATGACATCCGGTTTAACCTTAGCCACTGCATCAAAGTTCACTTCTTTCAAGCTACCTGTATTTTCGTATTTATCATCTTTAAAATCTGATAAAAAGTCTGGTAGTGATGAACCATCCTCACCTTTTGGTAAAGCAACCACTTTATCTTCTAAACCGAGTGCTTTCATTGTATCTAATGCACCATAATCAAAAACAACTGCTTTTTCAGGGTTTACTGGTACTTTAACTTTATCTTTATATTCTGTATCTTCACTACCGTCTTCTGCTTCCCCTCTAAGCATAAAATCATTTTTCACTTCAACTGTTTTTTGGTCATCTCCACCATTTTTACTTTCTGATTTCTTATCATTATCACTACTATTGCCACACGCAGCAAGAACAAGCATCATTGCCAAAACGACTAATAAACCTAACTTTTTCATAATTTTCCTCCTGTTGTTTCAGAAAATGTTTTATTTTGAATTTGATGATACATACATGGTATTTCATCAAAGTAAATACAAATTTGTTGACCTCTAATACTTTCAATTTTGACATCCATTTCATAAAGCTGTCTTAACACTGCTGAATTGATGACATCACGTTTATTTGCAGCTTTAACCACTGCACCGTCTTTCAATGCTACAATGTCGTCCGAATAAACAGATGCAAAGTTAATATCGTGCAATACAACTATAATCGTCTTATTATGGAAAACAGCCAATTCTCTTAATGTCTGCATAATTTGAACGGAATGTTTCATATCCAAGTTATTCAATGGCTCATCAAGTAAAATATAATCCGTATCTTGCGCAATTGTCATTGCAATATATGCACGCTGACGTTGTCCACCTGATAACGTCTTCAGATAACGGTGACGAATTTCATCGAGTTTGAGTAATGAAATTGCTTCGTTCACTTTTTCTTTATCTTCTTTTTTCATATAACCTTTTGAATAAGGAAAACGACCAAAGTTAACCAACTGTTCAACAGTAATATTCAACTCTGTATGGTTTGTTTGTTTCAAAATAGAAAGTTGTTTGGCCAGTTCATTGCTGTCGTAATCCTCTAGACGCTTACCTTCAATTTGAATGTCACCTGAATCATAATCATTCAAGCGACTAATTGCTGACAGTAAGGTACTTTTCCCTGCACCATTAGGTCCGATGAGTGAGGTGAGTTTACCTTTTTGAACATCCACATTGATATCCGTTAAGATTGCCTTATGATCTATCGATTGATTCAATCCACTAATACTTATCATGTTGTTGCCCTCCTTCTCATCAATAAATAAATAAAGTAAATACCACCGATTAAGTTAATCAATATACTTACTTGTGTTGTTGCTTCAAAGAGATTCTCTACGATCCACTGTGCTAAAAATAAACTAATCCAGCTAATACACATTGTCGCTGGTAACATATATTTGTGTTCAAATGTTTTCATCAACTCGTGTGCTAAATTCACGGTCAGTAAACCTAAAAATGTTATCGGTCCTACTAATGATGTAGCAATTGCTACCATCAACGCTACAATAACAAGTAAAAAGCGCGTTAAGTTGCTGTATGAAATACCTAAGTTAATCGCTTGTGCCCGTCCAAGTAATAGTACATCCATATACGGTATCATACGAATCGTAATGACCAATAAGATCAATAAAATAACCGCACAAACAGTTACAAGTTTGGGATTAGACGCATCAAAACTTGCAAACATGGCACTTTGCACTACGAGGAAATCTTCTGGGTTAATAATCAGTTCAAGAAATCCTGTAATACTCCGAAAGAACGTTCCAAGTATTACACCAATTAATAAAATAAAATAAACTGAAAACTGACCAAATCGAAATATACCTTCAAAGAGAATAAGTGCAAAAATAATCATCGCTATCAAAGATACTGCAAAGTTTAAGTAAAAGTTAGTAATAAAAATAGAACTTGTACCAAAAATAAATAAAATGAGTACTTTACTAAACATATAAACAGCATCTAGTCCCATAATAGATGGCGTTAATAAGCGATTGACCGTAATAGATTGGAACACTACTGTTGATGCTGCAATAGCTGCCCCCACAAGTAAAATGAGTACAAACTTTCTTAATCGACTCATAAATTGGTACTCAAAAATTTCAAAATCAATACCAATTAAGAGATACATTGCACCAAGAATAACTGTTACTGTCATCAGTATTAAAAGCTTCTTCAAAGGTTTATTGGACATAATGACGTCGCCCCCTCATAAGCATAATGATAAAGATGACTGTCCCGAACACACCAATTGTTAAGCCAATATTAATCTCATATGGATACACGATAATACGTCCCAAAATATCAGACAGCATGACAAAAATAGCACCCAACATCGCGGTATGTGGTAGTGCATGTTTAAGATGATCGCCACGAAAGATTGAAACAATATTAGGTACGATCAGTCCTAAAAATGGTAGTGTTCCTACTGTTACAACGACTAAAGCTGTAATCGTTGCAGTAATCAGTAGACCCATATTCATAATCAACTCATAATTAAGTCCCAAATTTTTACTAAAGTCTCGCCCCATACCTGCAATTGTAAATTGATTGGCAAATACATATGTAAGGATAAGTAAAGGTACGCTCAGATATAAAATCTCATAACGACCGCTTGTGATAATCGCAAAGTTACCATTCAACCAGTTGCCAATACTTTGGACAGCATTTGTACGGAGTGCTAAGAATGTTGAAAAGCTTGAAACAATCCCTCCAAGCATGATTCCAATAAGAGGTACAAAAATAACATCCTTGAACTTAATACGCTGGATCATTTGTACAAAAAGGAATGTTCCAGCCAAACTACAAGCAACTGCAAAAGCGAGTTTAATCAAAATATGTTGTGATGGAAAGAAAAGTAATGAAAT contains these protein-coding regions:
- a CDS encoding siderophore ABC transporter substrate-binding protein; translated protein: MKKLGLLVVLAMMLVLAACGNSSDNDKKSESKNGGDDQKTVEVKNDFMLRGEAEDGSEDTEYKDKVKVPVNPEKAVVFDYGALDTMKALGLEDKVVALPKGEDGSSLPDFLSDFKDDKYENTGSLKEVNFDAVAKVKPDVIFLSARTANQQTIDELKKAAPKAKLVYMGANYDNYVESMKMNAETIGKVYEKEDDVKKLVDEMDKKIADMQKKTKDLDKKAMYLLVNEGELSTYGAGDRFGSFVYDTLGFKPADDNVKSSGHGQNVTNEYVSEKNPDIIFAMDRGQAIGGESTAQKVLSNDVLKNVNAIKNDEVVEVDPKLWYFASGSITTTMKQVDELEKGLKLDK
- a CDS encoding iron chelate uptake ABC transporter family permease subunit; translation: MTVTVILGAMYLLIGIDFEIFEYQFMSRLRKFVLILLVGAAIAASTVVFQSITVNRLLTPSIMGLDAVYMFSKVLILFIFGTSSIFITNFYLNFAVSLIAMIIFALILFEGIFRFGQFSVYFILLIGVILGTFFRSITGFLELIINPEDFLVVQSAMFASFDASNPKLVTVCAVILLILLVITIRMIPYMDVLLLGRAQAINLGISYSNLTRFLLVIVALMVAIATSLVGPITFLGLLTVNLAHELMKTFEHKYMLPATMCISWISLFLAQWIVENLFEATTQVSILINLIGGIYFIYLLMRRRATT
- a CDS encoding M23 family metallopeptidase; amino-acid sequence: MKRIISIFFFLLLLSGLLYFINGHDNTLKSSIYTWYEDTAQHVFQQDRQTQPFGHYKNGLSFNGNNRHYGVDYHLPEGTPILAASDGTITRTINDPYGGKIIELYESNNQYYQWYGHLSTFDVKPGQTVEQGAIIGKSGNTGKYSTGPHLHFQRMKGQVGNDYAIDPEPFIETLPNQQYSLFQI
- a CDS encoding MarR family winged helix-turn-helix transcriptional regulator is translated as MSHNPRHLHRQLCFLFYVSSKEVIKKYTAHLKQYNLTYTGYITLISIGDEEILNIKQLGDRIYLNSGTLTPLIKKLVSQGLVEKVRDTQDERNLKLSLTDSGKQLKQQLKSLSENIYEELSIEDEDMMILTDVLGRFIDNNFPHTKPCREKYKKACQNKE
- a CDS encoding GTP pyrophosphokinase family protein; translated protein: MFVEKTVPLNIENLKKEIAAYTNQNLDSSDSLEKVLQFVELEHIYSAALEEISTKLRILDEDFQLKTEHNPIHHMERRVKKVPSLLKKLQRKGLAISAQTAKETIYDIAGIRVVCNYLDDIYTVEKLLLQQSDIKLLKRKDYIQKPKENGYKSLHIVVTVPLFLTDGVVETPVEIQLRTIGMDMWASLEHKLHYKSYKNTDSYHNILKECADEIAAVEGKMQQIHMDIQDNKILD
- a CDS encoding CHAP domain-containing protein produces the protein MKKLTTATIATLGLVTLGAATANDASAAEQLNVNSQYTTTYSEVTGDYVTVDENGNKHHTLDGNWNPSMFNNESFSFYTVEADGSYHYYYYSNEATNYDYATDYTSIATPVVNNSYNTTTHNVDYNNYNVAQTNYTQPAAYTTTTTATTVEAPAATSNNNTNYNYNTTEVSTPAASTGLTYSSSNDGNRYVAGQCTYYAYDRSGGRVGSYWGNANNWANAARSAGYTVNNTPAVGAIMQSSAGGYGHVAYVENVSSNGSVTVSEMNYGHGAGVVTSRTLSAGQASAFNFIH
- a CDS encoding nitroreductase family protein, translated to MPKNNNFDDILNGRRSVKLFDENVKIPHEEMDEILRQATKAPSSINMQPWRFVVVESEEGKDKLRPLVQLNTRQNDTSAAMIVIFGDMLNYEFADDIYSSAVEQGFMPQDIKEELVGRFVDMYQQLTPSQMNDIVKIDSSLAAMQLMLVARQHGYDTNPIGGFDHAHIAEAFDLDPERYVPVLIVAMGKAAQEGKRSTRLPIEKIRTYH
- a CDS encoding ABC transporter permease; translated protein: MRILMNGYVLFAMLCVLTVCSLFIGVSSVPVSAVFSFNEHQLNILFASRIPRTVSILISGSTLALAGLIMQQMMQNKFVSPTTAGTMEWAKLGILISLLFFPSQHILIKLAFAVACSLAGTFLFVQMIQRIKFKDVIFVPLIGIMLGGIVSSFSTFLALRTNAVQSIGNWLNGNFAIITSGRYEILYLSVPLLILTYVFANQFTIAGMGRDFSKNLGLNYELIMNMGLLITATITALVVVTVGTLPFLGLIVPNIVSIFRGDHLKHALPHTAMLGAIFVMLSDILGRIIVYPYEINIGLTIGVFGTVIFIIMLMRGRRHYVQ
- a CDS encoding ABC transporter ATP-binding protein, coding for MISISGLNQSIDHKAILTDINVDVQKGKLTSLIGPNGAGKSTLLSAISRLNDYDSGDIQIEGKRLEDYDSNELAKQLSILKQTNHTELNITVEQLVNFGRFPYSKGYMKKEDKEKVNEAISLLKLDEIRHRYLKTLSGGQRQRAYIAMTIAQDTDYILLDEPLNNLDMKHSVQIMQTLRELAVFHNKTIIVVLHDINFASVYSDDIVALKDGAVVKAANKRDVINSAVLRQLYEMDVKIESIRGQQICIYFDEIPCMYHQIQNKTFSETTGGKL